One Helianthus annuus cultivar XRQ/B chromosome 12, HanXRQr2.0-SUNRISE, whole genome shotgun sequence genomic region harbors:
- the LOC110893636 gene encoding uncharacterized protein LOC110893636, translating to MLSAEYREFMTPSKYETLTEIINTAREREFELKKQVERGERRVHDVKPSPTKQARTTESAKKSGVKDGSPSCKVCGKRHKGECRFKDKPCPICGKIGHTATLCPGKVSVCYNCYQPGHKKFECP from the coding sequence ATGCTGAGTGCTGAATatcgggagttcatgactccctcGAAATATGAGACCCTCACTGAAATCATTAACACCGCTCGAGAGCGAGAATTTGAATTGAAGAAACAAGTAGAGAGGGGCGAACGAAGGGTGCATGATGTGAAACCAAGTCCTACGAAGCAGGCACGAACAACTGAATCGGCAAAGAAGTCGGGTGTGAAGGACGGATCGCCGAGTTGTAAGGTATGTGGAAAGAGGCATAAGGGCGAGTGTCGCTTTAAGGATAAACCATGTCCTATATGCGGAAAGATAGGGCATACGGCTACGCTATGCCCGGGGAAGGTTTCGGTTTGTTACAATTGCTACCAACCGGGTCACAAGAAATTTGAGTGCCCATAG